From one Thermococcus sp. Bubb.Bath genomic stretch:
- the porA gene encoding pyruvate ferredoxin oxidoreductase, giving the protein MEYKPIRKVVSGNYAAAYAALHARVQVVAAYPITPQTSIIEKIAEFIANGEADIQYVPVESEHSAMAASIGASATGARAFTATAAQGLALMHEMLHWASGARLPIVMVNANRAMAPPWSVWDEQTDSLSQRDTGWMQFYAENNQEVYDGVLMAFKIAEDKRVSLPAMVVESAFILSHTYDVVNMIPQELVDEFLPPRDPLYTLTDFENPISVGALATPNDYYEFRYKEAMAMERAKEVIKEVGREFGEMFGRDYSDMIELYKTDDAEIVFMGMGSLMGTVKQAVDILREEGYKVGAAKVRWFRPFPKEELYELARNVQGIAVLDRNFSFGQEGVLFNESKGVLFNTDARPLMKDYIVGLGGRDFTVNDVKAIAKDMKKTLEKGKVEEEVVWYHLKR; this is encoded by the coding sequence ATGGAGTACAAGCCGATCAGGAAGGTCGTGAGTGGGAACTACGCGGCCGCTTACGCTGCCCTTCACGCGAGAGTTCAGGTCGTTGCAGCTTACCCGATCACCCCACAGACCAGTATCATCGAGAAGATAGCAGAGTTCATAGCCAACGGAGAGGCTGACATCCAGTACGTTCCAGTTGAGAGCGAGCACTCAGCTATGGCGGCAAGCATAGGTGCCTCCGCAACCGGGGCAAGGGCATTCACTGCCACGGCTGCCCAGGGTCTCGCTTTGATGCACGAGATGCTCCACTGGGCGAGTGGTGCGAGATTGCCGATAGTCATGGTGAACGCGAACAGGGCTATGGCCCCCCCATGGAGTGTATGGGACGAGCAGACCGATTCTCTCTCACAGAGGGACACCGGATGGATGCAGTTCTACGCGGAGAACAACCAGGAGGTCTACGACGGAGTTCTCATGGCATTCAAAATAGCGGAGGACAAGCGCGTTTCCCTCCCTGCAATGGTGGTTGAGAGCGCCTTCATCCTGAGCCACACCTACGACGTCGTCAACATGATTCCGCAGGAGCTCGTTGATGAGTTCCTCCCGCCGAGGGATCCGCTCTACACCTTGACAGATTTTGAGAACCCAATTTCCGTCGGTGCCCTTGCAACTCCGAACGACTACTACGAGTTCCGCTACAAAGAGGCTATGGCAATGGAAAGGGCCAAGGAAGTAATCAAGGAAGTCGGCAGGGAGTTCGGCGAGATGTTTGGAAGGGACTACAGCGACATGATAGAGCTCTACAAGACGGACGATGCCGAGATAGTCTTCATGGGCATGGGTTCCCTTATGGGAACCGTTAAGCAGGCAGTTGACATCCTCAGGGAAGAGGGCTACAAGGTTGGAGCGGCTAAGGTGCGCTGGTTCAGGCCGTTCCCGAAGGAGGAGCTCTACGAGCTCGCCAGGAACGTCCAAGGCATAGCTGTCCTTGACAGGAACTTCTCATTCGGGCAGGAGGGAGTACTATTCAACGAGTCCAAGGGAGTGCTCTTCAACACCGACGCGAGGCCTCTCATGAAGGATTACATCGTCGGTCTAGGAGGAAGGGACTTCACGGTGAACGACGTCAAGGCTATAGCGAAGGACATGAAGAAGACCCTTGAAAAGGGCAAGGTTGAGGAAGAGGTGGTCTGGTACCACCTTAAGAGGTGA
- a CDS encoding ATPase, T2SS/T4P/T4SS family, which translates to MAEEKKKKGLSGSWIDEILGGKSDPLASVFDKEKKGEKKEEKPLPFLSEEKSPLESILSEDKKKKEGGIISTVKKEESPKPPRRGPGPLQNILVAAKEEEKKEEKETKGKSEENLGLPSVGSLSNILSKPAEKKPEKTSSGADLLGQLLGRGASSAGSNPAGAARPRQPLPKPKGKPSLGLQNLLSETRTEEMSYAGRAKVLDAYGNVRVLKVKGEPVPIYEIRLPKLSKDEENLIKQVRERAITEIQIDPTLIPNYEERRKIFLREVKRMLKEAAPTYSEGRIELLAELIVQHMLGYGLLDPLVRDDNLEEIMVIGTNKPVYVWHRRFYMCKTNIVFKEDRDILNIIERIAREVGRRIDQQSPLLDARLPDGSRVNATIPPISLEGPTITIRKFKKDPLTIIDLIKYGTMNTDVAAFLWILVDGLGVKPANILVAGGTGSGKTTTLNSLAMFIPPGERVISIEDTAELQLPVEHWIRLETRPANLEGKGEVTMDDLVKNTLRMRPDRIIVGEVRGAEARTMFTAMNTGHNGALYDFSVIQLSDGRFALIGDVVEDLFNKYSDRIKTYKDLEYIELDEKDRFDVVSVGPDLRAGKHTVTAVWRRKVRRGEKLMRIRTRTGNEVILTKTHPFFVFSDGDVVRKEAEKVKPGDRVAVMMRPPKAPKSRAAIPEEVYAGISDYYLVPNGNGMKRVLNDGLPPENAEYLLSRNSKPVKLIREVKNNLAYAAGVILGDGYLSSNGYYLSATFDDSAYMSAFTSAVSEFLPESAPRIRDNGTSTVVTYGSRIFNEMLFRIFGIPKGKKSAVWDVPDIVLTSDDLMRYFIAGLFDADGSVDENGPAVILTTKSESAARKVWYALQRLGIISTVSRVKNRGFKESPIFRVIVSGVEDLKKFDSLIPISHSRKREKLRVLLKEKRPYRGRHTYRVPISPGMVKPLRTRLNLTVAELSKLASNYAGENISESLIRHVEKGRTKEIRRSALRGIAIALQTVAKDVGNEDAWVKAKRLELIAKGDVYWDRVVEVEEVEPEEAGIEYLYDLTVDEDHNYVANGILLSNCMGTIHSNNARETITRLESPPMNVPRIMIPALDIILMQVRFHSRKKGTVRRVTEIAEISGMEGESIQLNKLYKYDPAKDELLPTEVPSRVINELARHTGMSISELELEREKRKIVLEWMIEKGIRSIEDVGHYIKLFYVDEEALLDKIEKDSSPQIQEQVRNVT; encoded by the coding sequence GTGGCCGAGGAGAAGAAGAAAAAGGGCCTCTCCGGATCATGGATAGATGAAATACTCGGGGGAAAGAGCGATCCCCTAGCCAGCGTTTTTGATAAGGAGAAAAAAGGAGAGAAAAAGGAGGAGAAGCCTCTCCCGTTTTTGAGTGAAGAGAAGTCTCCACTGGAGAGCATTCTAAGCGAGGACAAGAAAAAGAAGGAAGGCGGCATTATAAGCACCGTCAAAAAGGAGGAGAGCCCAAAGCCCCCTCGGCGGGGACCTGGCCCCCTCCAGAACATCCTCGTGGCTGCCAAGGAAGAGGAAAAGAAAGAGGAAAAGGAGACAAAAGGGAAATCCGAAGAAAATCTGGGGCTCCCCAGCGTTGGGTCGCTCAGCAATATCCTCTCCAAACCAGCCGAGAAGAAACCCGAAAAAACCTCCAGCGGGGCGGACCTCCTCGGCCAACTGCTCGGCAGAGGAGCATCTTCGGCCGGAAGTAATCCGGCAGGGGCAGCGAGGCCAAGGCAACCGCTTCCGAAGCCCAAGGGGAAACCCTCTCTCGGTCTCCAGAACCTTTTAAGCGAGACCAGAACGGAAGAAATGTCCTACGCGGGGAGGGCAAAGGTTCTTGATGCTTACGGGAACGTTAGAGTTCTCAAAGTGAAAGGGGAGCCAGTGCCAATTTACGAGATACGGCTTCCAAAACTAAGCAAAGATGAAGAGAACCTAATAAAACAGGTTAGGGAGAGGGCCATAACTGAAATCCAGATAGATCCAACGCTTATACCTAATTATGAGGAAAGGAGGAAGATATTCTTAAGGGAAGTCAAGAGGATGCTGAAGGAAGCAGCGCCCACATACTCTGAGGGGAGGATAGAGCTCCTCGCCGAGCTTATAGTCCAGCACATGCTCGGATACGGTCTGCTAGACCCACTCGTCCGCGACGACAACCTCGAGGAAATCATGGTGATAGGAACAAACAAGCCCGTATACGTGTGGCACAGGCGCTTCTACATGTGCAAGACCAACATCGTGTTCAAGGAGGACAGGGACATACTGAACATAATAGAGCGCATAGCAAGGGAAGTCGGAAGGAGGATTGACCAGCAGAGCCCACTCTTGGACGCCCGCCTCCCAGATGGAAGCCGTGTGAACGCCACGATTCCGCCTATAAGCCTGGAAGGGCCTACGATAACAATCCGTAAGTTCAAGAAGGACCCACTGACGATCATAGACCTCATAAAGTACGGTACAATGAACACCGACGTTGCCGCGTTCCTATGGATACTGGTGGACGGACTGGGTGTCAAACCCGCCAACATACTGGTCGCAGGTGGAACGGGTTCGGGAAAAACCACCACCCTGAACTCACTGGCCATGTTCATCCCTCCAGGAGAGCGCGTTATATCAATAGAGGACACGGCAGAGCTTCAACTGCCTGTGGAGCACTGGATAAGGCTCGAAACGAGGCCCGCTAACCTAGAGGGAAAGGGCGAGGTTACGATGGACGACCTCGTAAAGAACACCCTCCGTATGCGCCCGGACAGGATCATCGTAGGTGAGGTCCGTGGGGCAGAGGCAAGAACTATGTTCACGGCAATGAACACTGGACATAATGGGGCCCTCTACGATTTCTCGGTAATACAGCTCTCAGACGGCCGATTCGCCCTGATAGGCGACGTCGTTGAGGATCTCTTCAACAAGTACTCAGACAGGATAAAGACATACAAGGATTTGGAGTACATAGAGTTAGATGAGAAAGACCGCTTCGATGTGGTTAGTGTCGGGCCTGATTTGAGGGCCGGAAAACACACGGTTACTGCAGTGTGGCGCAGGAAGGTGAGGAGAGGGGAGAAGCTAATGCGCATAAGGACGAGAACGGGCAACGAGGTTATCCTGACGAAAACCCACCCGTTCTTCGTTTTCAGCGATGGAGACGTTGTCAGAAAAGAGGCGGAGAAGGTTAAGCCCGGCGATAGAGTGGCCGTGATGATGAGACCTCCAAAGGCCCCGAAGAGTAGAGCCGCTATCCCTGAGGAAGTGTACGCAGGAATAAGCGATTACTACCTCGTTCCAAATGGCAACGGGATGAAGAGAGTTCTGAACGATGGACTACCCCCCGAGAACGCCGAATACCTCCTCTCCAGGAACTCAAAGCCGGTGAAACTCATCCGTGAGGTGAAGAACAACCTCGCATACGCCGCTGGGGTAATACTCGGCGACGGCTATCTCTCATCGAATGGTTACTACCTCTCCGCCACTTTCGATGACTCAGCATATATGAGCGCCTTCACATCCGCGGTCTCAGAGTTCCTGCCGGAGTCTGCACCGCGGATAAGGGACAACGGAACGAGCACTGTGGTAACGTACGGTTCCAGAATATTCAACGAGATGCTATTTAGGATATTTGGCATTCCAAAGGGCAAGAAGTCGGCAGTATGGGACGTCCCGGACATCGTCCTCACCAGCGACGACCTGATGAGATACTTCATAGCCGGCCTCTTCGACGCCGATGGCTCAGTTGACGAGAACGGGCCGGCGGTGATCCTGACCACGAAGAGTGAAAGCGCCGCCAGGAAGGTCTGGTACGCCCTCCAGAGGCTCGGAATAATAAGCACGGTTTCGCGGGTAAAGAACAGGGGCTTTAAGGAGAGCCCCATATTCAGGGTGATCGTCAGCGGCGTTGAAGACCTGAAGAAGTTCGATTCACTGATACCCATCTCTCACTCAAGGAAGAGGGAAAAGCTCAGGGTACTCCTAAAGGAGAAGAGGCCGTACCGCGGAAGGCACACTTACAGGGTTCCAATATCCCCGGGGATGGTAAAGCCTCTGCGCACCAGGTTGAACCTGACGGTTGCCGAGCTTTCAAAGCTGGCTTCAAACTACGCGGGGGAGAACATCAGCGAGAGCCTGATACGACACGTTGAGAAGGGCAGAACGAAGGAGATAAGGCGCTCGGCGCTCAGGGGAATAGCCATCGCTCTCCAGACGGTAGCTAAAGACGTTGGGAACGAGGACGCCTGGGTAAAGGCCAAGAGGCTTGAGCTGATAGCCAAGGGAGACGTTTACTGGGACAGGGTTGTTGAGGTCGAGGAGGTAGAACCGGAGGAAGCGGGGATAGAGTACCTGTATGACCTAACTGTCGACGAGGATCACAACTACGTCGCCAACGGCATACTCCTGTCAAACTGCATGGGCACAATCCACTCGAACAACGCCCGTGAGACCATAACAAGGCTTGAGAGCCCACCGATGAACGTTCCAAGGATAATGATACCCGCTCTGGATATAATACTCATGCAGGTCCGTTTCCACAGCAGGAAGAAGGGAACGGTTAGAAGAGTAACGGAGATAGCAGAAATCTCCGGAATGGAAGGGGAGAGCATACAGCTCAACAAACTGTACAAATACGACCCCGCCAAGG
- a CDS encoding 3-methyl-2-oxobutanoate dehydrogenase subunit delta → MNTLFGEKKAEAKKLVFTSIDQYPEAPVTLGTTLSNHTGDWRTFIPVINEDKCVKCYICWKFCPEPAIYIKPDGYVAIDYDYCKGCGICANECPTNAITMEKEEK, encoded by the coding sequence TTGAACACGCTGTTTGGAGAAAAAAAGGCGGAAGCCAAAAAACTGGTCTTTACCTCAATTGACCAGTATCCCGAGGCTCCGGTTACGCTCGGCACTACCCTGAGCAACCACACCGGCGACTGGAGGACGTTCATTCCCGTCATAAACGAGGACAAGTGCGTCAAGTGCTACATATGCTGGAAGTTCTGCCCCGAGCCGGCAATATACATCAAGCCAGACGGGTACGTCGCTATTGACTACGACTACTGTAAGGGCTGCGGTATCTGCGCTAACGAGTGCCCGACGAACGCTATAACAATGGAGAAGGAGGAGAAGTGA
- a CDS encoding pyruvate/ketoisovalerate ferredoxin oxidoreductase subunit gamma, translating to MIEIRFHGRGGQGAVTAANILASAAFKEGKYVQAFPFFGVERRGAPVTAFTRIDEKPIRIKTQIYEPDVVVVLDPSLLDTVDVTAGLKDGGIVIINTEKSKEEVLEKLKKKPGKLAIVDATGIALDVLGLPITNTAILGAVAKATGLVKLENVQEAIKETFSGALGEKNAKAAEESFNKTVIYEL from the coding sequence ATGATTGAGATTCGTTTTCACGGTAGAGGTGGACAGGGTGCAGTTACTGCAGCCAACATTCTAGCTTCAGCAGCCTTCAAGGAAGGAAAATACGTCCAGGCGTTCCCGTTCTTCGGCGTTGAGAGACGTGGAGCACCGGTTACGGCTTTCACCAGGATTGACGAGAAGCCAATCAGAATAAAGACACAGATTTACGAGCCGGACGTCGTTGTCGTCCTCGACCCGAGCCTTCTCGACACGGTCGACGTCACCGCCGGTCTCAAGGACGGTGGAATCGTCATAATAAACACCGAGAAGAGCAAGGAAGAGGTCCTTGAGAAGCTCAAGAAGAAGCCAGGCAAGTTGGCTATCGTCGACGCCACTGGCATAGCCCTCGACGTCCTTGGACTCCCGATTACCAACACGGCCATCCTCGGTGCCGTCGCCAAGGCCACCGGCCTCGTCAAGCTCGAAAACGTCCAGGAGGCCATCAAGGAGACCTTCTCAGGAGCCCTCGGGGAGAAGAACGCCAAGGCCGCCGAGGAGTCCTTCAACAAGACCGTTATCTATGAGCTCTAA
- a CDS encoding DUF515 domain-containing protein, which produces MAEDIEAKIRRLRELGKVSAEPESPPAPSPAPSPRAKPPKRPRRIGSIRERERRKRIIIGASLIVLILLGVAYGVYVWQSNKSKEALRNAKIQKIQELNALFKGPVLNTSYGKAEYQKLWNEIQAAKSINEVNSIDIKAAYNQVYQKYQQELAEKEREKQLKLLNEAKSQKKAEIELAFQSILAQPLPDNIRQHVLQVENTLLETVDNATITDQVNAVNPTPYLTSLWREYYTYRIDSIPGDYVVIEYNGEKGIYTKDDAKALIYTISNYTEIMKYRVEKVEFVKVALLLTRDRIVGGFIQPNSEIIIYAQNSTQGGYKKIAEFGYIDKVLLPAEAGIINLNEQQGSSSSSSSSSNSQDSQSYQNSASAGGTTVSNSGSSSTSQSSSSSTSQSSAASYSYSVDLGQIMRAISSGKIAGSEEAIKQLQNYGDKLLALESSLQLENVPNNVPFLVIVKVPSVYVPDILSHINTVYIGEVVGSS; this is translated from the coding sequence GTGGCCGAAGATATAGAAGCGAAGATTCGAAGGTTAAGGGAACTGGGCAAGGTGAGTGCCGAGCCCGAGTCTCCTCCAGCCCCCTCTCCCGCACCCTCCCCAAGGGCAAAGCCCCCCAAGCGGCCGAGGCGCATAGGAAGTATAAGGGAGCGCGAGAGGAGAAAGAGAATAATCATAGGCGCTTCTCTCATAGTCCTGATACTGCTCGGCGTTGCTTACGGCGTCTACGTGTGGCAGTCAAATAAGAGCAAGGAAGCACTGAGGAATGCAAAAATCCAAAAAATCCAGGAGCTCAACGCTCTCTTCAAAGGACCCGTTCTGAACACGAGCTACGGAAAAGCTGAGTACCAGAAGCTCTGGAACGAGATACAGGCCGCAAAGTCCATAAACGAGGTTAATAGCATAGATATCAAAGCCGCTTACAACCAAGTTTACCAGAAGTACCAGCAGGAACTGGCCGAGAAAGAACGCGAGAAACAACTTAAACTGCTAAACGAGGCAAAATCTCAGAAGAAAGCTGAGATAGAACTGGCGTTCCAGTCCATTCTCGCCCAGCCACTTCCTGATAATATAAGGCAGCATGTACTCCAGGTTGAGAACACCCTCCTTGAGACCGTTGACAACGCGACAATAACAGACCAAGTTAACGCCGTTAACCCCACGCCCTACCTCACCAGTCTCTGGAGGGAGTACTACACGTATAGGATAGACTCCATACCGGGGGACTACGTTGTCATTGAATACAACGGAGAAAAGGGAATCTACACAAAGGATGACGCAAAAGCCCTTATCTATACGATATCCAACTACACTGAGATTATGAAATACCGCGTGGAGAAGGTCGAGTTCGTAAAGGTGGCGCTTCTCCTGACGAGAGACAGGATAGTTGGCGGGTTTATCCAACCGAACTCTGAAATAATCATATACGCCCAAAACTCAACACAGGGCGGCTACAAGAAGATAGCCGAGTTTGGATACATAGATAAGGTTCTCCTTCCAGCGGAGGCAGGCATCATCAACCTTAACGAGCAGCAGGGTAGCAGCAGCTCAAGTAGCAGTTCCTCCAACAGCCAAGACTCCCAGAGCTACCAGAACTCAGCCAGCGCCGGAGGCACTACAGTATCGAACAGTGGAAGCTCCTCAACCTCCCAGAGTTCAAGCAGCAGCACCTCACAGTCCTCAGCAGCAAGCTACTCCTACTCAGTAGACCTAGGCCAGATAATGCGGGCCATCTCCTCCGGAAAGATAGCGGGCTCTGAAGAGGCCATTAAACAGCTTCAGAACTACGGTGACAAACTGCTCGCCCTCGAATCCTCCCTACAGTTAGAGAACGTTCCCAACAACGTTCCGTTCCTGGTTATAGTTAAGGTACCCTCCGTGTACGTCCCGGACATCCTCAGCCACATCAACACCGTGTACATCGGAGAGGTCGTTGGCAGCAGCTGA
- a CDS encoding GTPase: MKARKAWRVVREVIDEADIVIEVVDARDPIGTRNRTLERLIQEEGKPLLIVMNKIDLVPKEWAEEYKMKSEIQMVFISARERKGTGILRKEIKKLAKPLLDEKERVKVVFIGYPNVGKSTIINTLKGRKAVKTAPIPGYTRGKHLVKLSSKVWLLDSPGVIPIDDFDELVIRGGFPADKIEEPVKPALKLIGRILETRKEAITEKFGIKEFESEEEILRKIGERRGFIKAGGEVDIAETARWFLREWQTGRFTLFEGEGEKQGGFIWDFEDVLNGVEEDLLLDPRRILWKYGDKLREKLDGQKRAGAREIDGIMVGIATGFKKCDSAVKFLEELTGKHVLARECFGKRWKGVVAVME; this comes from the coding sequence ATGAAGGCGAGAAAAGCTTGGAGAGTTGTGAGAGAAGTAATCGATGAGGCTGATATTGTCATAGAGGTAGTTGATGCTCGCGACCCAATTGGGACAAGAAACAGAACGCTTGAGAGGTTAATTCAAGAGGAGGGAAAACCCCTACTCATAGTGATGAACAAGATCGACCTTGTCCCGAAGGAATGGGCCGAGGAATACAAAATGAAGAGCGAGATCCAGATGGTGTTTATAAGCGCGAGGGAGAGGAAAGGGACTGGAATACTTAGAAAAGAAATAAAAAAGCTCGCAAAGCCCCTCCTGGATGAGAAAGAGCGGGTTAAGGTGGTATTCATAGGCTACCCCAACGTCGGCAAGAGCACAATAATCAACACGCTGAAGGGAAGGAAAGCCGTAAAAACCGCCCCAATCCCGGGCTACACTAGGGGAAAACACCTGGTAAAGCTGAGCAGTAAGGTATGGCTCCTCGACAGTCCAGGGGTTATTCCGATAGACGACTTCGACGAACTGGTTATCAGGGGCGGCTTTCCGGCGGACAAGATTGAAGAGCCCGTAAAACCCGCCCTAAAGCTCATCGGGAGGATACTAGAAACAAGGAAGGAAGCAATAACCGAGAAGTTTGGAATCAAGGAGTTCGAAAGCGAAGAGGAGATCCTGAGAAAGATAGGTGAAAGGAGGGGTTTCATAAAGGCCGGTGGCGAGGTCGATATCGCGGAGACCGCTCGCTGGTTCCTGAGGGAGTGGCAGACAGGGAGGTTTACTCTCTTTGAAGGGGAAGGGGAAAAACAGGGGGGGTTCATCTGGGACTTTGAGGATGTGCTAAATGGTGTCGAAGAAGACCTCCTTCTTGACCCAAGGAGAATACTCTGGAAGTACGGAGACAAATTAAGGGAGAAGCTTGACGGCCAGAAGAGGGCGGGAGCAAGGGAGATAGATGGCATCATGGTTGGCATAGCAACGGGGTTCAAGAAGTGCGATTCTGCCGTGAAGTTCCTCGAAGAGTTGACCGGGAAGCACGTCTTAGCGAGAGAGTGCTTTGGAAAGAGGTGGAAAGGAGTTGTGGCGGTGATGGAGTGA
- the porD gene encoding pyruvate synthase subunit PorD, whose translation MAESPFKENIERVAKEYSEKMTPGAIATIPGSSVINKTGSWRVFMPEFNRDKCTRCFLCYIYCPEPAIYLDEENYPVFDYDYCKGCGICANECPVDAIVMVRESK comes from the coding sequence ATGGCTGAGAGCCCGTTTAAGGAGAACATAGAGAGGGTTGCTAAGGAGTACAGCGAAAAGATGACGCCCGGTGCGATAGCAACCATCCCGGGAAGCAGCGTAATCAACAAGACCGGCTCCTGGAGAGTTTTCATGCCGGAGTTCAACAGGGACAAGTGCACTAGGTGCTTTCTCTGCTACATCTACTGCCCGGAGCCGGCTATATACCTTGACGAGGAGAACTACCCGGTCTTCGACTACGACTACTGTAAGGGCTGTGGCATCTGCGCCAACGAGTGCCCGGTTGATGCCATAGTCATGGTTAGGGAGAGCAAGTGA
- a CDS encoding 3-methyl-2-oxobutanoate dehydrogenase subunit beta produces the protein MEIPENVKKKLTLPAEEHFYAGHTACQGCGASLGLRYVLKAYGRKTIVTIPACCSTIIAGAWPYNTLDANLFHTAFETTGAVMGGIEAGLKAQGYTVKGEDGVMVVGWAGDGGTADIGLQALSGFLERGHDAVYIMYDNEAYMNTGIQRSSSTPFGAWTTNTPGGKRHFLEKRQKKKVIDIVIAHNPPYAATASVAYPEDFIRKLKTAQKTPGPSFIQLFSPCPTGWRSPTDKSIEIARLAVQTAYFPLFEYKDGKYKINMPSTKREPKPIEEFLKYQGRFKYMTKEDIETLQSWVNYEWEKLRKLAEVFG, from the coding sequence ATGGAGATTCCTGAAAACGTTAAGAAAAAACTCACCCTCCCCGCTGAGGAGCACTTCTATGCGGGACACACCGCCTGCCAGGGATGCGGTGCATCACTCGGACTCAGATACGTCCTCAAGGCATACGGGAGGAAAACGATAGTCACCATTCCAGCCTGCTGTTCGACCATCATAGCCGGAGCCTGGCCCTATAACACCCTCGACGCCAACCTCTTCCATACCGCCTTTGAGACCACCGGTGCGGTCATGGGTGGTATAGAGGCTGGATTAAAGGCCCAGGGATATACGGTCAAGGGCGAAGATGGAGTTATGGTCGTCGGCTGGGCCGGTGACGGTGGAACCGCCGACATAGGCCTTCAGGCTCTCTCCGGATTCTTAGAGAGGGGCCACGACGCGGTCTACATCATGTACGACAACGAGGCTTACATGAACACCGGAATCCAGAGGTCGAGCTCAACCCCCTTCGGAGCTTGGACTACAAACACGCCCGGCGGAAAGAGGCACTTCCTCGAGAAGAGGCAGAAGAAGAAGGTCATCGACATAGTCATAGCCCACAACCCGCCCTACGCGGCGACCGCTAGCGTCGCCTACCCGGAGGACTTCATAAGGAAGCTCAAGACAGCACAGAAGACCCCCGGCCCTAGCTTCATCCAGCTCTTCAGCCCGTGCCCGACCGGGTGGAGGAGCCCAACCGACAAGAGCATCGAGATAGCCAGACTTGCCGTTCAGACTGCCTACTTCCCGCTCTTCGAGTACAAGGATGGCAAGTACAAGATCAACATGCCATCGACCAAGAGGGAGCCCAAGCCGATAGAGGAGTTCCTCAAGTATCAGGGCAGGTTCAAGTACATGACGAAGGAGGATATCGAGACCCTCCAGTCGTGGGTGAACTACGAGTGGGAGAAGCTTAGGAAGCTCGCCGAGGTCTTCGGCTGA